From a single Bacteroidales bacterium genomic region:
- the secA gene encoding preprotein translocase subunit SecA has protein sequence MLGKIIKQLFGTKADKDMKEIDPLLNEILTAYETIKTLSNDELRAKTFSFRQQIATHIADEENKIVEIRKRIEAEIDLPMDEKEKLYNEIDRLEKTSYEKTQDILNQILPEAFSVIKETAKRFKENDEVVVTATQFDRDLAARYDHVNIVGDKAHYKNQWMAGGNLITWDMVHYDVQLIGGVVLHQGKIAEMATGEGKTLVATLPMYLNALPGKGVHLVTVNDYLAKRDSEWMGMLYMFHGLKVDCIDKHEPNSESRRKAYLADITYGTNNEFGFDYLRDNMTGNPAELVQRPHNYAIVDEVDSVLIDDARTPLIISGPTAKGENQLFEEMKDNVARLYNAQRNLVTKLLADAKQILTADNVSDDNQKKGGEYLLRAHHGLPKTKALIKFLSEPGMKSLMTKTESFYMQEQNKHMHIINDPLYFVIDEKSNSIELTENGHDLLSSSYNDPSFFIIPDLGAELADLDKTNLPEDKKLEKRNDLIREFSVKSERIHTVNQLLRAYSMFEKDVEYVVMDNKVKIVDEQTGRILEGRRYSDGLHQAIEAKENVKIEAATQTYATITLQNYFRMYKKLAGMTGTAETEAGELWDIYKLDVVVIPTNRPIVRDDREDLVYKTKREKFNAVITDIEKLVEKKRPVLVGTTSVETSELLSRMLTRQHIPHNVLNAKLHQKEADIVAEAGKPGRVTIATNMAGRGTDIKLGQGVKDAGGLAIIGTERHESRRVDRQLRGRSGRQGDPGSSQFFVSLEDDLMRMFGSERISKIMDRMGIKDGEEIQHSMITKSIERAQKKVEENNFGIRKRLLEYDDVMNQQREVIYRRRRNALFGERLEVDISNMMYDLCDQIVSDYQETGDFEGFRLEVLKDMAISAPMNEKEFLQGSKDEMTEKLYEKVYQSYKLKMKAIGEKAAPVIKDVYENNTTYENIAIPITDGLKTRQIIVNLKKAYENGGREINLAFEKSVTLGMIDEAWKEHLREMDELKQSVQAATYEQKDPLLIYKFESFQLFKRMIQKINREITSFLIKGDLPTQDPGTVREAHIAHRADRRRLQESRDDLLSQANSQTQQRQKPQPVKVEKKVGRNEQCPCGSGKKYKHCHGKGEE, from the coding sequence ATGCTAGGTAAAATAATAAAGCAACTTTTCGGAACGAAAGCCGATAAAGACATGAAGGAGATTGATCCTTTATTGAATGAAATCCTTACCGCCTACGAAACCATCAAAACCCTCTCAAACGATGAGTTACGTGCGAAAACCTTTAGTTTCAGACAACAAATTGCTACCCACATTGCCGATGAAGAAAATAAAATTGTCGAAATAAGAAAACGCATAGAGGCTGAGATTGATCTGCCAATGGATGAGAAGGAGAAACTTTATAATGAGATTGACAGGTTAGAAAAGACCTCTTATGAAAAAACCCAGGACATTCTCAACCAGATTCTTCCTGAAGCTTTTTCCGTCATCAAAGAAACCGCTAAAAGGTTCAAGGAGAATGATGAAGTTGTTGTTACAGCCACACAGTTTGACCGGGACCTGGCAGCGCGCTATGACCATGTTAATATTGTAGGTGATAAAGCACATTATAAGAACCAATGGATGGCCGGAGGTAATCTGATTACCTGGGATATGGTGCATTACGATGTCCAGTTGATTGGTGGCGTTGTACTACATCAGGGTAAGATCGCTGAAATGGCCACCGGTGAAGGAAAAACACTTGTCGCTACCCTCCCTATGTACCTCAATGCTTTACCCGGCAAAGGGGTTCACCTGGTTACAGTCAATGACTACCTGGCAAAGCGTGACTCGGAATGGATGGGTATGCTCTATATGTTTCATGGGCTAAAAGTGGATTGTATTGACAAGCATGAGCCCAATTCCGAATCAAGGAGAAAAGCGTATTTAGCCGACATCACCTACGGTACAAATAACGAATTTGGCTTTGATTACCTGCGCGACAACATGACAGGTAATCCTGCGGAACTTGTGCAACGCCCCCATAACTATGCTATTGTGGATGAGGTGGACTCCGTATTAATTGACGATGCCCGTACACCTCTTATTATATCTGGACCTACAGCAAAAGGCGAGAATCAGTTGTTCGAAGAAATGAAGGACAATGTAGCCAGGCTTTACAATGCTCAGCGTAACCTCGTTACAAAATTACTGGCTGATGCCAAGCAAATTCTTACGGCGGATAATGTGAGCGACGACAACCAGAAAAAAGGAGGCGAATACCTGTTGAGAGCCCACCACGGGTTACCCAAAACCAAAGCGCTGATTAAGTTCCTTAGCGAGCCTGGCATGAAATCGCTGATGACCAAAACCGAAAGCTTTTACATGCAGGAGCAGAACAAACACATGCATATTATTAATGATCCGCTCTATTTTGTGATTGATGAAAAAAGTAACTCCATCGAACTTACTGAAAACGGTCACGATCTGCTAAGTTCTTCTTATAACGACCCCTCCTTTTTCATCATTCCTGACTTAGGCGCTGAACTGGCAGACCTTGATAAAACCAACCTGCCGGAAGATAAAAAACTGGAGAAACGCAATGATTTGATCCGCGAATTCTCCGTGAAGTCAGAAAGGATACACACTGTAAACCAGTTGTTAAGAGCGTATTCGATGTTTGAAAAGGATGTTGAATACGTGGTGATGGACAACAAAGTGAAAATTGTTGATGAGCAAACCGGTCGTATCCTCGAAGGAAGGCGCTATTCCGATGGACTGCATCAGGCCATCGAAGCCAAAGAAAATGTTAAGATCGAAGCTGCTACCCAGACTTACGCGACGATCACGCTTCAGAACTATTTCAGAATGTACAAAAAGCTCGCCGGTATGACCGGAACTGCTGAAACGGAAGCAGGCGAACTTTGGGATATCTATAAGCTGGATGTGGTGGTAATCCCAACAAATAGGCCAATTGTCCGCGATGACCGCGAAGACCTGGTTTACAAGACCAAGCGGGAGAAGTTTAATGCAGTAATTACCGATATTGAAAAATTAGTTGAAAAGAAACGTCCTGTTCTTGTAGGTACTACCTCGGTGGAAACGTCAGAATTGCTAAGCAGGATGTTAACCCGTCAGCACATTCCTCACAATGTACTCAATGCCAAACTTCATCAGAAAGAAGCAGACATTGTAGCAGAAGCCGGTAAGCCGGGCAGGGTGACCATTGCCACCAACATGGCTGGTCGTGGAACAGATATCAAGCTGGGACAGGGAGTTAAAGATGCAGGAGGGCTTGCCATTATTGGTACGGAAAGGCATGAGTCGAGGCGTGTTGACCGGCAGTTGCGCGGTCGTTCAGGACGACAGGGCGACCCCGGCAGTTCACAATTCTTCGTTTCGCTTGAAGATGACCTCATGCGCATGTTTGGATCAGAGCGAATATCCAAAATCATGGACAGGATGGGGATCAAAGATGGGGAAGAAATTCAGCACTCGATGATTACCAAATCCATCGAACGGGCGCAGAAAAAAGTTGAAGAGAACAACTTTGGCATTCGGAAACGGTTGCTCGAGTATGACGATGTGATGAACCAGCAGCGTGAAGTCATCTATCGTCGCCGCCGCAACGCCCTCTTTGGTGAACGTTTGGAGGTGGACATCTCGAACATGATGTACGACCTGTGCGATCAGATTGTTTCAGATTATCAGGAAACAGGCGACTTTGAGGGTTTCCGGCTGGAAGTGCTTAAAGACATGGCCATCTCAGCGCCTATGAACGAGAAAGAGTTCCTGCAGGGATCAAAAGATGAGATGACTGAGAAGCTATACGAAAAGGTGTATCAGTCGTACAAACTGAAAATGAAAGCTATAGGTGAGAAAGCTGCACCGGTGATCAAAGATGTTTATGAAAACAATACTACCTACGAAAATATTGCCATCCCCATCACCGACGGGCTGAAAACCCGCCAGATCATTGTTAACCTGAAGAAAGCCTACGAAAATGGTGGGCGGGAAATCAATCTTGCCTTTGAGAAAAGCGTGACGCTTGGCATGATTGACGAGGCCTGGAAAGAACACCTGCGCGAAATGGACGAACTGAAACAATCAGTGCAGGCGGCTACTTACGAGCAAAAAGACCCGCTTTTGATTTACAAATTTGAATCTTTCCAGTTGTTCAAACGGATGATACAAAAAATCAACCGCGAGATCACCTCTTTCCTCATCAAAGGCGACTTGCCAACTCAGGACCCGGGTACTGTTCGTGAAGCACACATTGCTCATCGTGCCGACAGACGCAGACTCCAGGAAAGCCGTGACGATCTTCTGTCGCAGGCGAACAGTCAAACACAGCAAAGGCAAAAACCTCAGCCTGTTAAGGTGGAGAAAAAAGTCGGACGCAATGAACAGTGCCCCTGCGGCAGCGGTAAAAAATACAAGCATTGCCACGGTAAAGGCGAGGAGTAA
- the coaD gene encoding pantetheine-phosphate adenylyltransferase, with the protein MIKIAVFPGSFDPITKGHEDIIRRAVPLFDKIIVAIGQNQDKKVYFPIHKRLEFLKTVFKDYPSIVVEEYSGLTVDYCKQVGAQYILRGLRTSADFEFERSIAQVNKQLHPEIETIFLLTLPEYTALNSSVVRDILRHGGNPEQFIPEGLKLT; encoded by the coding sequence ATGATCAAAATTGCCGTATTTCCCGGGTCTTTCGATCCCATTACAAAAGGACATGAAGACATTATCCGGCGGGCTGTGCCCCTTTTCGACAAAATAATTGTTGCCATTGGCCAGAACCAGGATAAAAAGGTGTATTTTCCGATTCACAAAAGACTTGAATTTCTCAAAACTGTTTTTAAAGATTATCCTTCAATTGTCGTTGAGGAATATTCCGGACTGACAGTTGACTACTGCAAACAGGTTGGAGCTCAATACATACTGAGGGGGCTTCGCACCTCGGCAGATTTTGAGTTTGAACGCTCTATCGCACAGGTAAACAAACAGTTGCATCCTGAAATAGAAACCATATTTCTTCTCACCCTACCTGAATATACTGCTTTAAATTCATCTGTAGTCCGCGATATTCTTCGTCATGGTGGCAATCCGGAGCAATTTATCCCCGAGGGTTTAAAATTGACTTAA
- a CDS encoding cold shock domain-containing protein — MKEGKVKFFDETRGFGFIKDSETNEEIFVHVSGLVDRINENDDVSFEIKQGKKGLNAVNVKLA; from the coding sequence ATGAAAGAAGGTAAAGTAAAATTCTTCGATGAGACCAGAGGTTTTGGTTTTATCAAAGATTCAGAAACAAACGAAGAAATTTTCGTTCACGTTTCAGGTCTTGTTGACAGAATCAACGAAAACGATGATGTGTCATTTGAGATCAAACAAGGAAAAAAAGGATTAAACGCTGTTAATGTGAAACTTGCATAG